Proteins encoded in a region of the Rutidosis leptorrhynchoides isolate AG116_Rl617_1_P2 chromosome 9, CSIRO_AGI_Rlap_v1, whole genome shotgun sequence genome:
- the LOC139868189 gene encoding uncharacterized protein encodes MGTIVQAEFEKRFPKPQVEGGGADVPLDHGIRGNMVIKEFIYKNFMMTKPPVSRQKSYADVRRKSLEFQVGDRVMLKVSPCKGVICFGKQGKLNPRYVGPFEITERIGRVAYRLKLPQELSSIHDTFHVSNLKKCLAEADETIPLDEIQIDDQLHFVEELVEIMDREVKKLKQSKIPIVRVRWNTRRGPEFTWEREDQMNQKYPHLFPNDASTSTTA; translated from the exons ATGGGTACGATTGTTCAAgcagagtttgagaagaggtttcctaaacctcaagttgAAGGCGGTGGAGCGGATGTTCCTCTTGATCATGGGATTCGAGGTAATATGGTCATAAAGGAGTTTATTTACAAAAACTTCATGATGACTAAACCTCCTGT gagtaggcaaaagagttacgcggatgtTCGAAGAAAATCGTTAGAGTTTCAAGTTggagaccgtgttatgttgaaggtttccCCTTGTAAAGGTGTTATCTGTTTTGGTAAGCAAGGAAAGTTAAACCCTCGATATGTTGGTCCGTTTGAAATCACCGAGAGGATTGGACGAGTGGCATACAGGTTGAAATTACCGCAAGAGCTTAGTAGTATTCACGACACTTTTCACGTGtctaacttaaagaagtgtttggccgaggccgatgaaacaaTTCCGTTGGATGAGATTCAGATCGATGATCAACTTCATTTCGTTGAAGAGctagttgaaattatggaccgcgaGGTCAAGAAACTCaagcaaagcaaaataccgatcgtTCGTGTACGATGGAATACTAGACGTGGGCCCgaattcacttgggagcgtgaagatcagatgaatcagAAATATCCGCATTTATTTCCGAATGATGCGTCAACATCTAcaactgcttaa